In Anaerolineales bacterium, one DNA window encodes the following:
- the secY gene encoding preprotein translocase subunit SecY, translating into MKTTFSGWRYLWKSEDIRRKLVITFIILSIYRLAANVPAPGVDFEILAAFMSSSSGQGNFLGFLDMLSGGTVSNFSLLSMGVYPYITAQIILQLLIPIIPSLQRRMQEDPREARRWQEKWTYYLAVPMAALSAIGQINIFNSLSIQAIGQPILPFSLLDADRALSSWTVLIAMTAGTMFAIWLGELISEYGIRGQGLSLVIFAGIVSQMPANLVSLLSDEATRWFMLAFALIVIALIVFAIVFVQQGRRNVPVMYPGRRVGNRMSMPVKGKLPLMVNLAGMIPLIFASAILQFPTILSSYFTQSENSGVREFFLGVQNFFGATGTSNWGYWTIYFLMVVIFTFFYTSVLFDQQNYGENLRKVGATVPGVHTGAPTQKYLSTVQRRITLVGAVFLGIVAIMPFLLGLLLSSLGLAAASSQTGIFLLTSSGLLIVVGVVRDTFQNIDAELKLHGYQDSLLVR; encoded by the coding sequence ATGAAGACCACCTTTTCAGGATGGCGTTACCTTTGGAAGTCGGAAGATATCCGCCGCAAACTGGTCATTACTTTTATCATTCTTTCGATTTACAGGCTTGCGGCAAACGTGCCCGCTCCGGGCGTGGATTTTGAGATCCTCGCCGCTTTCATGTCCTCATCCAGCGGTCAGGGGAATTTCCTCGGCTTCCTGGACATGCTCTCCGGCGGCACGGTATCCAATTTCTCGCTGCTGTCCATGGGCGTGTATCCGTACATTACCGCGCAGATCATCCTGCAGTTATTGATCCCGATCATCCCCTCCCTCCAGCGCCGCATGCAGGAAGACCCGCGCGAAGCCCGCCGCTGGCAGGAAAAATGGACGTACTATCTTGCCGTGCCGATGGCGGCACTTTCGGCGATCGGGCAGATCAATATCTTCAATTCCCTGTCCATTCAGGCGATTGGACAGCCAATTCTTCCGTTCAGTTTATTGGACGCCGACAGGGCGCTTTCCTCATGGACGGTTTTGATCGCCATGACGGCGGGTACCATGTTCGCCATCTGGCTGGGTGAGTTGATTTCCGAATACGGCATCCGCGGACAGGGTCTGTCCCTTGTCATTTTTGCGGGCATCGTCTCGCAAATGCCGGCAAACCTCGTATCGCTTCTGTCGGATGAAGCAACCCGCTGGTTTATGTTGGCGTTTGCCCTCATTGTTATTGCGCTGATCGTGTTTGCCATCGTTTTTGTCCAGCAGGGACGCCGCAATGTGCCGGTCATGTACCCCGGACGCCGTGTGGGCAACCGCATGTCGATGCCCGTTAAAGGAAAGTTGCCCCTGATGGTCAACCTTGCCGGCATGATCCCGTTGATCTTCGCCAGCGCCATTCTGCAATTCCCGACCATCCTCTCCAGCTACTTCACGCAAAGTGAAAACTCCGGTGTGCGCGAATTCTTCCTCGGCGTCCAGAATTTCTTTGGTGCCACCGGTACCAGCAACTGGGGGTACTGGACGATCTACTTCCTGATGGTGGTCATTTTCACCTTCTTCTATACTTCCGTGCTGTTCGACCAGCAGAATTATGGCGAGAACCTCAGGAAGGTTGGGGCAACCGTCCCCGGCGTGCACACCGGCGCGCCCACTCAAAAATATTTGAGTACGGTGCAAAGGCGCATTACCCTGGTGGGTGCGGTATTCCTCGGCATTGTTGCCATCATGCCGTTCCTGCTTGGGTTGTTGCTCAGTTCGCTTGGTCTTGCTGCCGCCAGTTCGCAAACCGGTATATTCCTCCTGACTTCATCCGGATTGCTCATCGTTGTCGGTGTGGTTCGTGACACCTTCCAAAACATTGATGCTGAACTGAAACTGCACGGCTATCAGGATTCATTGCTCGTCCGCTAA
- a CDS encoding type Z 30S ribosomal protein S14 has protein sequence MAKKCMQYRELRRRHAVQVRNRCQRCGRPRGYIRRFALCRICFRELALTGKIPGVVKASW, from the coding sequence ATGGCAAAGAAATGTATGCAATATCGTGAATTGCGCCGCCGCCATGCCGTGCAGGTGCGCAATCGTTGTCAGCGATGCGGACGCCCGCGCGGGTATATTCGCCGTTTTGCTTTGTGCCGTATTTGTTTCCGTGAACTGGCGTTGACGGGCAAAATCCCTGGCGTTGTAAAGGCGTCCTGGTAA
- the rplE gene encoding 50S ribosomal protein L5, producing the protein MNRMKELYTQEVAPALFKSFGFKNVMQVPRLEKIVVNIGVGEALDNPKALDAATADLMQITTQKPVQTKARNSIANFKLREGRLIGTKVTLRGPRMWAFFDRLVNIALPRVRDFRGISANAFDGRGNYTLGLKDQLVFPEIEYDKIDKLRGMEVTIVTSAKNDDEARALLQLLGMPFSNKKEA; encoded by the coding sequence ATGAACAGAATGAAAGAACTCTATACCCAGGAAGTTGCCCCCGCCCTGTTCAAATCATTCGGTTTCAAGAACGTGATGCAGGTGCCGCGTTTGGAGAAGATCGTTGTGAACATCGGTGTTGGAGAGGCGTTGGATAACCCCAAGGCGTTGGATGCTGCCACAGCGGATCTGATGCAGATCACCACCCAGAAACCGGTGCAGACCAAGGCCCGCAACAGCATTGCGAACTTTAAACTGCGTGAGGGACGTTTGATCGGCACCAAGGTGACCCTGCGTGGTCCCCGCATGTGGGCTTTCTTTGACCGTCTTGTGAACATTGCCCTGCCCCGCGTTCGCGATTTCCGCGGCATTTCGGCTAATGCGTTTGATGGTCGCGGAAATTACACGCTCGGTCTTAAGGATCAGCTGGTTTTTCCTGAGATCGAGTATGACAAAATTGATAAATTGCGCGGCATGGAGGTCACGATTGTAACCTCTGCGAAAAACGATGATGAAGCTCGTGCACTATTGCAGTTGCTCGGAATGCCGTTCAGCAACAAGAAGGAAGCTTAA
- the rpsQ gene encoding 30S ribosomal protein S17 encodes MNNRRRMTGVVTSNKMTKTVVVEITRKYRHPLYKKVVYSSMRVKAHDEIGCQMGDEVQIVESRPLSREKRWAVESVIKRETRTADQGVGE; translated from the coding sequence ATGAATAATCGTCGTCGTATGACCGGTGTGGTTACCAGCAATAAAATGACCAAGACGGTAGTGGTGGAAATCACCCGCAAGTATCGTCACCCTCTTTACAAGAAGGTGGTCTATTCGAGCATGCGGGTAAAGGCGCATGATGAGATCGGCTGTCAGATGGGTGACGAGGTTCAGATCGTGGAATCCCGCCCGCTGTCCCGTGAGAAGCGCTGGGCTGTCGAGTCCGTTATCAAGCGCGAGACACGCACTGCAGATCAGGGTGTAGGAGAATAA
- the rplF gene encoding 50S ribosomal protein L6 — MSRIGRLPIDIPSGVQVELNGSHVRVKGPKGEMQREFSNLVGIKMEDNQLNITRNSDVPAERAMHGTTRAVLANMIHGVSKGFEVVLEVEGVGYRAEMEGTKLALFVGYSHPVKMDPPTGVSFETDAKTRQIKVLGFDKELVGQVAANVRKVRPPEPYHGKGLRYLGERIRRKAGKAGKGAK, encoded by the coding sequence GTGTCTCGCATTGGTCGTTTGCCAATAGATATTCCCAGTGGCGTGCAGGTGGAACTGAATGGTTCCCATGTTCGCGTGAAGGGCCCGAAAGGTGAAATGCAACGGGAGTTTTCCAACTTGGTTGGTATCAAGATGGAGGATAATCAGTTGAACATTACCCGCAATTCGGATGTTCCCGCTGAACGTGCCATGCATGGCACGACACGTGCCGTGCTTGCGAATATGATCCACGGTGTTAGCAAGGGTTTTGAAGTGGTTCTGGAAGTGGAAGGCGTGGGCTACCGCGCTGAAATGGAAGGAACCAAGCTTGCCCTGTTTGTCGGTTATTCACACCCGGTAAAAATGGACCCTCCGACGGGTGTGTCATTCGAAACAGATGCGAAGACCCGCCAGATCAAGGTGCTGGGCTTCGATAAGGAACTGGTTGGCCAGGTGGCGGCTAACGTCCGCAAGGTACGCCCGCCGGAACCGTATCACGGTAAGGGCTTGCGTTATCTTGGCGAGCGCATCCGCCGTAAAGCCGGCAAGGCCGGGAAAGGAGCCAAGTAG
- the rplO gene encoding 50S ribosomal protein L15 has product MKLHDLVPNVGSKKNKKRVGRGISAGQGKTAGRGTKGQGSRSGEGGNLYRQGGNLPFYRRLPFMRGEGFTPPNQVTFNEVNLDQLSQVFKTDTEVNPETLEKAHLLRDSRNPIVVLGRGEMTVALKVRVHRVSAGAKAKIEKAGGTVELIA; this is encoded by the coding sequence ATGAAACTACACGATCTCGTACCCAATGTTGGGTCTAAAAAGAATAAAAAACGCGTGGGCCGCGGCATTTCAGCGGGTCAGGGCAAAACTGCTGGGCGCGGTACCAAGGGACAGGGCTCGCGCTCCGGCGAAGGCGGGAATCTCTATCGCCAGGGCGGCAACCTGCCTTTCTACCGCCGCCTTCCCTTTATGCGCGGTGAAGGCTTCACTCCGCCAAACCAGGTTACCTTCAATGAAGTGAACCTGGACCAGCTGTCGCAGGTATTTAAAACCGATACGGAAGTGAACCCTGAGACGCTTGAGAAAGCGCACCTGCTGCGCGATTCACGCAACCCGATAGTTGTTCTGGGTCGTGGAGAGATGACCGTCGCCCTCAAGGTGCGTGTGCACCGTGTCAGCGCTGGCGCCAAAGCCAAGATCGAAAAGGCCGGCGGCACTGTTGAATTGATTGCCTAG
- the rplR gene encoding 50S ribosomal protein L18 encodes MAKNKSRSLARERRHVRVRKHVSGTDARPRLNVFKSLSGIYAQVIDDVQGNTLISASTVDKELREQMKGLKKTEQAKAIGKAVAERAKSKGISSVVFDRGGFRYVGRVKALADGAREGGLQF; translated from the coding sequence ATGGCGAAGAATAAGAGTCGTTCCCTCGCTCGCGAGCGCCGTCATGTGCGTGTTCGCAAGCATGTTTCCGGTACAGATGCCCGCCCCCGCTTGAACGTGTTCAAGAGCCTCAGCGGTATTTATGCCCAGGTCATTGACGATGTTCAGGGAAATACCCTGATCTCCGCTTCCACCGTGGATAAGGAACTGCGGGAGCAGATGAAAGGGTTGAAGAAGACCGAACAGGCGAAAGCCATTGGAAAAGCGGTCGCTGAACGCGCCAAATCCAAAGGGATTTCCTCCGTTGTGTTTGATCGCGGCGGCTTCCGCTACGTGGGCCGGGTGAAGGCATTGGCCGATGGCGCGCGTGAAGGCGGTTTGCAATTCTAA
- the rplX gene encoding 50S ribosomal protein L24, translating to MKVKIRKGDTVEVISGRLEDKGKRGEVINVNLADRRVFVQGVNIRVKHQKQVQTKAGKNINPGRIQFEGPVDISNVMLVCPKCSEPTRVGVQRDDEGAHRVCKNCEATID from the coding sequence ATGAAAGTTAAGATTCGAAAAGGCGATACAGTCGAAGTGATCAGCGGAAGACTCGAAGATAAAGGCAAGCGCGGCGAGGTCATCAATGTGAATCTTGCCGACCGCCGCGTGTTCGTGCAGGGTGTGAATATCCGCGTCAAGCATCAGAAGCAGGTGCAGACCAAGGCGGGTAAAAATATTAACCCGGGCAGGATCCAGTTCGAGGGACCGGTCGACATCTCGAACGTGATGCTGGTCTGCCCGAAATGCAGTGAACCCACACGCGTTGGCGTCCAACGGGATGATGAAGGTGCTCACCGCGTTTGCAAGAATTGTGAGGCCACGATTGACTAG
- the rpsE gene encoding 30S ribosomal protein S5, translating into MAEKKFEKQQQYETQDAYEERVIEIARVAKVVKGGRRFQFRVTVVVGDKKGTVGMGIGKANAVPDAMRKASERARRDLRAVNLSGTTIPHEALGKVAGARVFLKPASAGTGVIAAGGVRAVLELAGVRDILTKSMGSANVLNVVMATFDALDGLRSPAIEAARRGKRVEELMPFWERRKQHA; encoded by the coding sequence ATGGCAGAAAAAAAATTTGAAAAGCAACAGCAGTATGAGACGCAGGATGCCTACGAAGAGCGTGTGATCGAAATTGCCCGCGTGGCAAAAGTCGTCAAAGGTGGACGCCGCTTTCAGTTCCGTGTGACCGTTGTTGTCGGCGACAAGAAAGGCACCGTTGGCATGGGCATCGGCAAGGCGAATGCCGTTCCGGATGCGATGCGCAAGGCGTCGGAGCGTGCCCGCAGGGACTTGCGTGCGGTCAATCTCTCCGGCACGACCATTCCTCATGAAGCGCTGGGCAAAGTGGCTGGCGCCAGAGTGTTCCTCAAGCCCGCTTCCGCTGGTACCGGTGTAATCGCCGCAGGTGGGGTCCGTGCTGTGTTGGAACTGGCTGGCGTGCGCGATATTCTCACCAAATCCATGGGAAGTGCGAACGTCCTCAACGTTGTGATGGCAACTTTTGATGCACTCGACGGTCTTCGTTCGCCTGCCATTGAAGCGGCACGCCGCGGCAAGCGGGTGGAGGAATTGATGCCGTTCTGGGAGCGGAGGAAGCAGCATGCCTAA
- the rpsC gene encoding 30S ribosomal protein S3, with protein MGRKVHPVGFRLGINQPWGGRWFAEGSTYRQQLHQDFAIRNLLIGKLSKGGAAANEKVRVLRRQMPDAVKDGKAGISRIDVERTPGKIRIAIHTAKPGILIGRKGEGVKKIRQALETLVGKKVELDIKEISSPDIDAMLVARNIADQLERRIAYRRAMKRAIQQAMKQGAEGIKILVGGRLGGAEMSRDVWLREGRVPLQTLRANLDFATTEALTTYGQIGIKVWIYKGEVTPEVEEKAEATEGVYVSE; from the coding sequence ATGGGTCGTAAAGTACATCCCGTTGGTTTTCGCCTGGGAATCAACCAGCCCTGGGGCGGACGCTGGTTTGCTGAAGGAAGCACCTATCGCCAGCAGTTGCATCAGGATTTTGCCATCCGCAACCTGTTGATTGGAAAATTGTCAAAAGGCGGAGCCGCCGCCAATGAAAAAGTCCGCGTGCTTCGCAGGCAGATGCCGGATGCTGTGAAAGACGGCAAGGCTGGCATCTCCCGAATTGATGTGGAACGCACGCCCGGTAAGATCCGTATTGCCATCCATACCGCCAAGCCCGGTATTTTGATCGGGCGCAAGGGCGAAGGCGTGAAGAAAATCCGCCAGGCGCTTGAGACATTGGTCGGCAAAAAGGTTGAATTGGACATCAAGGAAATCTCATCGCCTGATATCGATGCGATGCTGGTTGCCAGGAATATAGCAGACCAACTTGAACGCCGTATTGCCTACCGCCGTGCAATGAAGCGGGCAATTCAGCAGGCCATGAAACAGGGTGCCGAAGGAATAAAGATCCTGGTTGGCGGACGCCTGGGCGGCGCGGAAATGTCCCGTGATGTGTGGTTGCGTGAGGGACGCGTTCCTTTGCAGACGTTGCGCGCGAACCTGGATTTTGCCACCACCGAAGCCCTGACCACCTACGGTCAGATCGGTATCAAGGTATGGATCTACAAGGGTGAAGTCACACCTGAAGTTGAAGAAAAAGCTGAAGCGACGGAAGGCGTGTACGTCAGCGAGTAA
- the rpsM gene encoding 30S ribosomal protein S13, whose amino-acid sequence MARIEGVDLPRNKRVEVGLTYLFGIGPTRAQKILAQTKVNPDTRIKDLSEAEVSAIREVISKNFKVEGDLRREVQMNVKRLIEIGSYRGLRHRRNLPVRGQRTKTNGRTRKGTKKTVAGRGRRKGAKK is encoded by the coding sequence ATGGCGAGAATTGAAGGTGTTGATCTGCCCCGCAACAAGCGGGTTGAAGTTGGCCTGACCTACCTTTTTGGCATTGGGCCGACGCGTGCTCAGAAGATTTTGGCTCAGACCAAGGTTAATCCTGATACGCGCATCAAGGATTTGAGCGAAGCGGAGGTTTCCGCAATTCGCGAAGTGATCTCCAAAAATTTCAAGGTCGAAGGCGATCTGCGCCGCGAAGTTCAAATGAACGTCAAGCGCCTGATCGAAATCGGCTCGTATCGCGGTTTGCGCCACCGCCGCAACCTGCCCGTCCGCGGTCAGCGTACCAAGACAAATGGCCGCACCCGCAAGGGCACCAAGAAAACGGTTGCAGGCCGAGGCCGCCGCAAGGGCGCCAAGAAATAA
- the rpsH gene encoding 30S ribosomal protein S8, with amino-acid sequence MSFTDPIADMLTRIRNAVMAGHAQVAMPNSKIKLEIARILKDEGFLESYEMVDGEHEEQKILRVKIKYVGERRQRRAVLSGVERVSKPGRRIYTKKTDIPWVLSGIGVAILSTPKGVMTGVRARQLGVGGEIICKVW; translated from the coding sequence ATGTCATTTACTGATCCGATCGCTGATATGTTGACCCGCATTCGTAATGCTGTCATGGCAGGCCATGCCCAGGTTGCGATGCCCAACTCAAAGATTAAATTGGAGATCGCCAGAATCCTGAAGGATGAAGGCTTTCTCGAAAGTTATGAAATGGTGGATGGTGAACACGAGGAACAAAAAATTCTGCGCGTGAAAATTAAGTACGTTGGCGAACGCCGCCAGCGCCGCGCAGTGCTCTCCGGCGTGGAGCGTGTCAGCAAGCCAGGCCGCCGCATCTACACCAAGAAGACGGATATTCCGTGGGTGCTTTCGGGGATTGGCGTTGCCATTCTCTCGACTCCCAAGGGTGTCATGACCGGCGTGCGTGCCCGACAATTGGGCGTGGGCGGCGAGATCATCTGCAAGGTGTGGTAG
- the rpmD gene encoding 50S ribosomal protein L30, whose translation MPKKETSGKTLRVTLVRSAIGYTKDQKATVKALGLRRLHQTVEHKDSPALRGMLNKVVHLLKIEE comes from the coding sequence ATGCCTAAGAAAGAAACTTCAGGGAAGACCCTGCGTGTGACCTTGGTCCGCAGTGCCATTGGGTATACCAAGGACCAGAAAGCCACCGTCAAAGCGCTTGGTCTGCGCCGTTTACACCAAACTGTTGAGCACAAGGATTCACCCGCATTGCGCGGCATGTTGAACAAGGTCGTCCATTTGCTCAAGATCGAAGAGTAG
- the rpsS gene encoding 30S ribosomal protein S19: MSRSLKKGPFIEPKLLKRIEAMNQKKEKKVIRTWSRASVIFPQMVGHTIAVHDGRRHVPIYITENMVGHRLGEFAPTRTFRGHQTSEKAA, from the coding sequence ATGTCACGATCATTGAAAAAAGGCCCTTTCATTGAGCCGAAATTGCTCAAGCGAATTGAAGCCATGAATCAAAAAAAAGAGAAGAAAGTCATCCGCACCTGGAGCCGCGCCTCTGTGATCTTTCCCCAGATGGTGGGACATACCATAGCAGTTCACGATGGACGCCGCCATGTGCCGATCTACATTACCGAGAACATGGTCGGCCACCGTTTAGGGGAGTTCGCCCCGACGCGTACCTTCCGCGGCCACCAGACCAGCGAAAAGGCTGCGTAG
- the rplN gene encoding 50S ribosomal protein L14 gives MIQQESRLKVADNTGAREILVIQVLGGSRRKYGAIGDVVVATVKAATPQGSVKKSEVVKAVIVRCTKEWRREDGSYIRFDDNAAVILDADGENPRGTRIFGPVARELRDKGYMKIVSLAPEVL, from the coding sequence ATGATCCAGCAGGAATCCCGATTGAAGGTTGCCGATAATACCGGCGCGCGTGAAATACTTGTCATCCAGGTGCTGGGTGGTTCGCGCCGTAAGTATGGAGCCATTGGCGATGTGGTGGTTGCGACGGTGAAAGCCGCCACTCCGCAGGGCTCCGTGAAAAAAAGTGAAGTTGTGAAAGCCGTTATTGTGCGTTGCACGAAGGAATGGCGCCGCGAAGATGGTTCGTACATCCGCTTTGACGATAACGCCGCGGTCATCCTGGATGCGGACGGCGAAAACCCGAGGGGCACTCGTATCTTCGGACCGGTGGCGCGTGAACTGCGCGACAAGGGTTATATGAAGATCGTGTCGCTGGCCCCGGAAGTGCTGTAG
- the rpmC gene encoding 50S ribosomal protein L29 encodes MKEMKVVDIRKLAAEEIRTKITDARDEMMKLRFQQVTGQLTDSSRLKILRRDIARMETILRETERAAVEGA; translated from the coding sequence ATGAAGGAAATGAAAGTGGTAGATATCCGCAAATTGGCGGCGGAGGAGATCCGTACAAAGATCACGGATGCTCGTGACGAGATGATGAAACTGCGCTTTCAACAGGTGACGGGTCAGTTAACCGACAGCAGCCGCCTGAAAATCCTGCGCCGCGATATCGCTCGCATGGAAACAATTCTGCGCGAAACCGAGCGCGCCGCTGTGGAAGGTGCTTAA
- the rplV gene encoding 50S ribosomal protein L22 yields MQDIQAKTRHLSLSAQKVRMVIDLVRGKSANEAMEILRFVNKRAALPVQKLVASAVANAEENFGVSRDDLYVAKITADEAPTRKWRRFGARGRFKPILRRSSHVTIILRERGA; encoded by the coding sequence ATGCAAGATATTCAAGCAAAAACCCGACACCTTTCGCTCTCCGCTCAAAAAGTACGCATGGTAATTGACCTGGTACGCGGCAAGAGTGCCAACGAAGCCATGGAAATCCTGCGCTTTGTCAACAAACGCGCTGCCTTGCCCGTGCAAAAACTGGTTGCGTCTGCGGTGGCAAATGCTGAAGAGAATTTCGGTGTCAGCCGCGATGACCTGTACGTAGCCAAGATCACGGCAGACGAAGCCCCGACACGCAAGTGGAGACGCTTTGGCGCCCGTGGCCGTTTCAAACCGATATTGCGCCGCAGTTCACACGTCACAATCATATTGCGCGAGCGCGGAGCATAA
- the rplP gene encoding 50S ribosomal protein L16: protein MLMPKRVKWRKQMRGRMRGKALRGAEVAFGDYGLQALEPGWVTARQIEAARRSIVREMKRRGKVWIRIFPSKPFTHKPPETRMGSGKGNVEYYVAVVKPGRIMFEVSGLSAEIAVAALKSAQYKFSIKTKVVGRLAGGE, encoded by the coding sequence ATGTTGATGCCGAAACGTGTAAAGTGGCGCAAGCAGATGCGCGGCCGCATGAGGGGCAAGGCTCTGCGTGGAGCAGAAGTTGCCTTTGGTGATTATGGACTGCAGGCGCTGGAACCGGGCTGGGTGACCGCCCGTCAAATTGAAGCGGCGCGCCGCTCCATCGTCCGAGAAATGAAGCGCCGCGGCAAGGTCTGGATCCGTATTTTCCCATCCAAGCCGTTTACGCACAAACCGCCGGAAACCCGCATGGGTTCCGGTAAAGGCAATGTGGAATATTATGTTGCCGTTGTCAAACCCGGCCGTATTATGTTCGAGGTCAGTGGTTTGTCTGCGGAGATTGCGGTTGCGGCTTTGAAGAGTGCCCAGTACAAGTTCTCCATCAAGACCAAGGTTGTGGGCCGCCTGGCGGGAGGAGAATAG
- the map gene encoding type I methionyl aminopeptidase — translation MSRDRQINIKTPAQIRTMREAGRINATVLAAIKERLQPGVMTADLNAAAEEVLKSYGCVSPFKGYGRPPFPASITVCINDEMVHGIPHPKRRLKEGDIVSIDCGTIFEGFVADSAFTAGVGEISPAAANLLEVTEGALYAGIENMRKGKRTGDISAAIQNYVESRGLHVTREYTGHGVGKDMHEGPQVPNIGAAGSGILLRPGVTIALEPMVLVGTYETRVLPDNWTVVSADGSLTAHFEHTIAVTEGEPLILTVL, via the coding sequence ATGAGTCGGGATCGCCAGATCAATATAAAGACCCCCGCGCAGATCAGAACCATGCGCGAAGCGGGACGCATCAATGCAACCGTTCTGGCAGCAATAAAAGAACGTTTACAACCAGGTGTGATGACAGCGGACCTCAACGCGGCTGCTGAGGAAGTGCTGAAGTCATACGGATGTGTCTCGCCATTCAAAGGCTATGGGCGTCCGCCGTTCCCTGCCTCCATCACCGTCTGCATCAACGACGAGATGGTGCATGGCATTCCCCACCCGAAACGCAGGTTGAAGGAGGGGGATATCGTCTCGATAGACTGCGGCACCATCTTTGAGGGCTTCGTCGCGGACTCCGCTTTCACTGCCGGGGTCGGGGAGATCTCTCCCGCAGCGGCGAACCTGCTCGAGGTCACCGAAGGCGCGTTGTATGCCGGCATTGAAAACATGCGCAAAGGCAAACGCACAGGTGACATCTCGGCGGCGATACAGAATTATGTGGAAAGCCGTGGTCTCCATGTCACCCGTGAATATACGGGACATGGCGTCGGGAAGGACATGCATGAAGGTCCGCAGGTGCCAAATATCGGCGCGGCCGGAAGCGGCATCTTGCTCCGCCCCGGGGTGACCATCGCGCTCGAGCCCATGGTGCTCGTTGGGACGTATGAAACCCGCGTCCTGCCGGATAATTGGACGGTTGTCTCTGCAGATGGTTCGTTGACGGCGCATTTTGAACATACGATTGCCGTCACCGAAGGAGAACCTCTCATCCTGACTGTCTTGTGA
- the rpmJ gene encoding 50S ribosomal protein L36 has translation MKVSPSIRKRCAKCRIVRRKGVIFIICENPKHKQRQG, from the coding sequence ATGAAAGTTTCACCATCCATTCGCAAGCGTTGTGCCAAGTGCCGGATTGTCCGGCGCAAGGGCGTGATTTTTATCATTTGCGAAAATCCAAAACATAAACAAAGACAGGGGTAG
- a CDS encoding adenylate kinase, which translates to MMATFIVLLGPPGVGKGTQAKILADTTKLAHVSSGDLFRENLKNKTELGRLAKSFMDKGELVPDDVTISMIRDRLARADCEAGAILDGFPRTPAQAEALEKMLAGFGGAVNAVPYITAAESILVERASGRWTCREQGHIYHQKFSPPQKTGVCDVDGSELYQRDDDKVETVTNRIRVYLEQTMPLVEYFRAGGKLIEIDGTQAVEQVTQKLLAALGR; encoded by the coding sequence ATGATGGCTACCTTTATCGTCCTGCTCGGTCCCCCCGGTGTTGGTAAAGGAACCCAGGCCAAAATTCTGGCGGATACGACCAAACTCGCGCACGTCTCTTCGGGAGACCTCTTCCGCGAGAACCTTAAAAATAAAACCGAACTTGGCAGACTTGCCAAATCCTTCATGGACAAGGGTGAACTGGTTCCCGATGACGTGACCATCAGCATGATCCGCGACCGCCTCGCTCGTGCGGACTGTGAGGCTGGGGCGATCCTCGACGGGTTTCCCCGCACCCCGGCACAGGCAGAGGCACTGGAGAAGATGCTCGCTGGATTTGGCGGCGCGGTGAATGCGGTCCCATACATCACCGCCGCAGAGTCCATCCTCGTCGAACGCGCCAGTGGACGCTGGACCTGCCGCGAACAGGGACATATTTATCACCAAAAATTCAGCCCCCCCCAGAAGACGGGTGTTTGTGATGTGGATGGTTCCGAGTTGTACCAACGCGATGATGACAAGGTTGAAACGGTCACGAATCGCATCCGTGTCTACCTTGAACAGACCATGCCCCTAGTGGAGTATTTCCGCGCGGGCGGAAAGCTGATCGAGATCGACGGAACACAGGCCGTGGAGCAGGTAACCCAAAAACTGCTCGCCGCCCTGGGTAGATAA